The following coding sequences lie in one Glycine max cultivar Williams 82 chromosome 19, Glycine_max_v4.0, whole genome shotgun sequence genomic window:
- the LOC100792328 gene encoding protein C2-DOMAIN ABA-RELATED 9 isoform X1 — translation MDNNNILGLLKLRIKRGINLAIRDARASDPYVVVNMGDQKLKTRVIKKNCNPDWNEELTLSVKDIKTPIHLTVYDKDTFSVDDKMGEAEIDLKPYVQCKQMGLGKLPNGCSLKRIQPDRTNYLAEESSCIWQNGKIVQEMFLRLRNVESGEILVEIEWVDVVGCRGLSQVEL, via the exons ATGGACAATAATAATATTCTGGGTCTTCTCAAGCTTCGAATTAAAAGAGGCATTAATCTTGCCATTCGCGATGCTCGTGCCAGCGATCCTTATGTCGTTGTCAACATGGGCGATCAG AAGCTGAAGACTcgtgtcataaaaaaaaactgcaatCCTGACTGGAATGAAGAATTGACCCTCTCTGTAAAGGACATTAAAACCCCAATACATCTG ACGGTTTATGACAAAGACACTTTCTCTGTGGATGACAAAATGGGTGAGGCAGAGATAGACTTAAAACCATATGTTCAGTGTAAGCAGATGGGATTGGGTAAGCTCCCAAATGGTTGTTCACTCAAGAGGATCCAGCCAGATAGAACTAATTACCTTGCTGAAGAGAGCAGCTGCATTTGGCAAAATGGAAAGATTGTCCAAGAAATGTTTTTGAGATTGAGAAATGTTGAGAGTGGGGAGATACTTGTGGAAATTGAGTGGGTTGATGTTGTTGGTTGCAGGGGCTTATCACAGGTAGAACTTTAA
- the LOC100792328 gene encoding protein C2-DOMAIN ABA-RELATED 9 isoform X2: MDNNNILGLLKLRIKRGINLAIRDARASDPYVVVNMGDQTVYDKDTFSVDDKMGEAEIDLKPYVQCKQMGLGKLPNGCSLKRIQPDRTNYLAEESSCIWQNGKIVQEMFLRLRNVESGEILVEIEWVDVVGCRGLSQVEL, from the exons ATGGACAATAATAATATTCTGGGTCTTCTCAAGCTTCGAATTAAAAGAGGCATTAATCTTGCCATTCGCGATGCTCGTGCCAGCGATCCTTATGTCGTTGTCAACATGGGCGATCAG ACGGTTTATGACAAAGACACTTTCTCTGTGGATGACAAAATGGGTGAGGCAGAGATAGACTTAAAACCATATGTTCAGTGTAAGCAGATGGGATTGGGTAAGCTCCCAAATGGTTGTTCACTCAAGAGGATCCAGCCAGATAGAACTAATTACCTTGCTGAAGAGAGCAGCTGCATTTGGCAAAATGGAAAGATTGTCCAAGAAATGTTTTTGAGATTGAGAAATGTTGAGAGTGGGGAGATACTTGTGGAAATTGAGTGGGTTGATGTTGTTGGTTGCAGGGGCTTATCACAGGTAGAACTTTAA